The Reichenbachiella carrageenanivorans region GGCTGTCAAGCCGAAACAGGCAGTGCTGCTGCGATGGCGTCGGGCAGTATTGTCTATTGCCTCGGAGGCTCGATAGATCAGGTATTCAATGCGGTAGCCATTACCTTACAATGTATGCTGGGACTGGTCTGCGACCCTGTAGCCGGGCTGGTGGAAGTGCCCTGTGTCGTTCGCAATGCCAGTGCCGCTGCCATAGCCAACTCATCTGCGCAAATCGCTCTATCGGACGTGGACAGTGTGATCCCCGTAGATGAATGCGCTGAGGCCATGGGTGAGGTAGGGCAAAGCATGGAAACTCGCTACAAAGAAACAGCCATGGGAGGGCTAGCCGCCACCAAAACTGGACAAACCATTTCCAAACGAGTATTGATTCAAGATATAGATATGCTCGATGAGGAGTAATCCTACTAGGCTCCTAAAAAAAACGTCAAGCGACTACGATTATTCAGGATATTCGTAGCCGTATAGCTTGGTGATTTTCTTTTTGGGTATTCTTTCTACTTCCATAGAAATATAAATCGCATCTATAGGTTTGTCGCCACGAGCCGTTTCTACTTCGGCGATTTTATCTACTATGTCGAGGCCTTCTACCACTTTGCCAAAGACGGTGTATTCTCCGTCGAGGTGAGGTGCTCCGCCTACTTCGGTATAAAGCTTCAAGCGCTCAGCTGAGATAGACTTCTTCAATTTGATGTTTAGCTCTTTCTCTGCCAAATCCACATATTCTAGCGCCAGCTGGTTCATGGCCTCATAATCTTCTTTCTCTTGCAGTGCGGCAAACTCGTCTTTGATATCCTCATGGCTCGCATATCTCATCAGTTGGCCAATGGCTTGATTGAGCTCACGCTGATCTACCGTAAGCTCTGCTTCAGAAAATGTCTTGCCATGCACCAAGTAAAATTGGCACCAGCTAGACGCCTTTTCAGGGTTCACTCTATCTCCTTGACGAGCC contains the following coding sequences:
- a CDS encoding peptidylprolyl isomerase, which codes for MKKHLLLALTTLIVLSSCAKDKKDAVITIKTSYGDMKVILFEETPKHKANFIKLAEEGQYDSTTFHRIIKEFMIQGGDVDAKNGTRSTKTIPAEIVEGFYHEKGALAAARQGDRVNPEKASSWCQFYLVHGKTFSEAELTVDQRELNQAIGQLMRYASHEDIKDEFAALQEKEDYEAMNQLALEYVDLAEKELNIKLKKSISAERLKLYTEVGGAPHLDGEYTVFGKVVEGLDIVDKIAEVETARGDKPIDAIYISMEVERIPKKKITKLYGYEYPE